In Haloimpatiens massiliensis, the following are encoded in one genomic region:
- a CDS encoding pyridoxamine 5'-phosphate oxidase family protein: MQRTMIIYEGLEETTEKIVKKMSLVLGPSRYCTTEGFKEDYKNYDLFVIAAPVFGEKINDKILKFVIENATWLINKEVGLVCTDVEKDPGIKALKKLQSILGSAVVHCKTIKCDKCIEEIVQFSLELKRIRESFLKTMPKDDLKKCIDTFISSHKSCDLATGYNNWIRSTPIEYIYKDGCMYILSEGGKKFANIILNSRVSVSIYENFTDMSNLEGMQIRGKAEILELDTEEYKEILKLKGIDEAKLDLMPGILNCIKINFDKIEYLSSKFKSLGYSTKQIYYYKPF; the protein is encoded by the coding sequence ATGCAAAGAACTATGATAATTTATGAAGGATTAGAAGAAACTACTGAAAAAATCGTTAAGAAAATGTCACTAGTACTAGGACCTTCAAGATATTGTACTACAGAAGGATTTAAAGAGGATTATAAAAATTATGATTTATTTGTAATTGCAGCTCCAGTATTTGGAGAAAAAATAAATGATAAAATTTTAAAATTTGTAATAGAAAATGCAACTTGGCTTATTAATAAAGAAGTAGGATTAGTATGTACAGATGTTGAAAAGGATCCAGGAATAAAGGCATTAAAAAAGCTTCAGTCCATATTAGGGAGCGCAGTAGTACATTGTAAAACTATAAAATGTGATAAATGCATAGAAGAAATAGTACAGTTTTCTCTAGAACTTAAAAGAATAAGAGAAAGTTTTTTAAAGACTATGCCAAAAGATGATTTAAAGAAATGTATAGATACTTTTATAAGTTCTCATAAAAGTTGTGATTTGGCTACAGGATATAATAATTGGATAAGATCAACTCCAATAGAATATATATATAAAGATGGATGCATGTATATATTGTCAGAGGGTGGAAAGAAATTTGCAAATATAATATTAAATAGTAGGGTTAGTGTAAGCATATATGAAAATTTTACAGATATGAGTAATTTAGAAGGTATGCAAATAAGAGGAAAAGCTGAAATATTAGAGTTGGATACAGAAGAGTATAAAGAAATATTGAAATTAAAAGGCATTGATGAAGCAAAATTGGATTTAATGCCTGGAATACTAAATTGTATAAAAATTAACTTTGATAAAATAGAATATTTAAGTTCTAAATTTAAATCTTTAGGATATAGTACAAAACAAATCTATTATTATAAACCATTTTAA
- a CDS encoding GNAT family N-acetyltransferase: MELRSARREDFEEVLKLINHVFRDTRGENSTMGQEFPLLLNINNIGNMIGIYENNKPVSEVNFLKEKIYIESATINAASIGGVCTHENFRGKNYASRILDRVEEKMYKDGVDVVLISGERTLYTRRQCMKVKNFYKYTITPENLGKPHMEKNAVKSESNLCINKYQEKYFDSMVQIYNLNSTRYKRTFKEFSTLLRAATIPWGSYTYDKYVITRDDEFLGYIILRIINDENKYGQVIECAGKAEYIHECLKRIAYEKKLSYINCYVHIKDTKGYLSISEERELDCLHGTVKIINFKSFMENLKPYFYQYVEEEIVDKFKFVNGEDGLHIIIEDEDLKIPSIGIATKLVFEGVKDKGDLLEETPKVKKFINKVFPIPFVWTANLNYQ; the protein is encoded by the coding sequence ATGGAATTAAGATCTGCTAGAAGAGAAGATTTTGAAGAGGTTTTAAAACTTATAAATCATGTATTTAGAGATACTAGGGGAGAAAATTCTACCATGGGACAGGAATTCCCTCTGCTATTAAATATAAACAATATAGGAAATATGATAGGTATTTATGAGAATAATAAACCAGTAAGTGAAGTGAATTTTTTAAAGGAAAAAATATATATAGAGTCAGCTACTATAAATGCAGCATCTATAGGTGGTGTATGTACTCATGAAAATTTTAGAGGAAAAAATTATGCTTCAAGAATATTAGATAGAGTAGAAGAAAAAATGTATAAAGATGGAGTAGATGTAGTTCTTATATCTGGTGAAAGAACTTTATACACTAGGAGACAATGTATGAAGGTTAAAAATTTTTATAAGTATACTATAACTCCAGAAAATTTGGGAAAACCACATATGGAAAAAAATGCAGTGAAATCAGAAAGTAACCTATGTATAAATAAATACCAAGAAAAATATTTTGATTCTATGGTACAGATATATAATTTGAATTCCACAAGATATAAAAGAACTTTTAAGGAGTTTAGTACGCTTTTACGGGCAGCAACTATTCCTTGGGGAAGTTATACTTATGATAAATATGTTATTACTAGAGATGATGAGTTTTTAGGATATATAATTTTAAGAATAATAAATGATGAAAACAAATATGGGCAAGTGATTGAGTGTGCAGGAAAAGCTGAATATATACATGAATGTCTTAAAAGGATAGCTTATGAGAAAAAACTTAGTTATATAAATTGCTATGTTCATATTAAAGATACAAAGGGGTATCTTTCCATTTCAGAGGAAAGGGAATTAGATTGTCTTCATGGTACAGTTAAAATAATAAATTTTAAAAGTTTTATGGAAAATTTGAAACCGTATTTTTATCAGTATGTAGAAGAGGAGATAGTTGATAAATTTAAATTTGTAAATGGAGAAGATGGACTTCATATAATTATAGAAGATGAAGATTTGAAAATCCCATCTATAGGAATAGCTACTAAGTTAGTGTTTGAAGGGGTAAAAGATAAAGGGGATTTATTGGAAGAAACACCTAAAGTAAAAAAGTTCATAAACAAGGTTTTCCCAATTCCCTTTGTGTGGACTGCTAATTTAAATTATCAATAA
- a CDS encoding P1 family peptidase has product MQKRIRDYGINIGKLKTGRNNLITDVSGVKVGHVTLKNGHINTGVTAIIPHGGNIFKEKLVACSHVINGFGKTVGTVQIEELGTLETPILLTNTLNVGLVSDALIEYMLKENKDIGITTGTINPVVCECNDGYLNCIRERNVSMEHVFESIESAEVIFKEGAVGAGTGMTCYGFKGGIGSASRIIELDEKEYIIGVLTLTNFGMGQDLIINGEKIGEKVFCSNEEDKGSCIIIVATDIPLSYRQIKRVCKRASVGMARTGSFIGNGSGEIVIGFTTANKINHYEQNDLISIRIINEDKINLIFRGVAEAVEEAVLNSLVSAETLEGRDGHKRQGFREILENL; this is encoded by the coding sequence ATGCAAAAAAGAATTAGAGATTATGGAATAAATATAGGAAAATTAAAAACAGGTAGAAATAATTTAATTACAGACGTGTCAGGTGTAAAAGTGGGACATGTAACTTTAAAAAATGGACATATAAACACAGGAGTTACAGCTATAATTCCTCATGGGGGGAATATATTTAAAGAAAAATTAGTCGCCTGTAGTCATGTGATAAATGGATTTGGGAAAACTGTAGGAACTGTTCAAATAGAAGAATTAGGAACATTAGAAACACCTATTTTATTAACAAATACATTGAATGTTGGGTTGGTAAGTGATGCTTTAATAGAGTATATGCTTAAAGAAAATAAAGATATAGGGATTACAACAGGAACTATAAATCCTGTTGTATGTGAGTGCAATGATGGTTATTTAAATTGTATAAGGGAAAGAAATGTCAGTATGGAGCATGTTTTTGAAAGTATAGAAAGTGCAGAGGTGATATTTAAGGAGGGAGCTGTTGGTGCAGGAACAGGAATGACATGTTATGGATTTAAAGGTGGAATAGGTTCAGCTTCTAGAATAATAGAATTGGATGAAAAAGAGTATATCATAGGAGTTTTAACCCTTACTAATTTTGGAATGGGTCAAGACTTAATAATAAATGGAGAAAAAATAGGAGAAAAAGTATTTTGTAGTAATGAGGAAGATAAGGGGTCTTGTATAATAATAGTTGCAACTGATATTCCGCTAAGTTATAGACAAATCAAAAGGGTATGTAAAAGGGCCTCTGTGGGCATGGCTAGAACAGGTTCCTTTATAGGTAATGGCAGCGGGGAAATAGTTATAGGATTTACTACAGCTAATAAAATAAATCATTATGAACAAAATGATTTAATAAGTATAAGAATAATAAATGAAGATAAGATAAATTTAATTTTTAGAGGGGTTGCTGAAGCAGTAGAGGAAGCGGTGTTGAATTCTTTAGTGAGTGCAGAAACTTTAGAAGGAAGAGATGGACATAAAAGGCAGGGATTCAGAGAAATTTTAGAAAATTTATAG
- the rpsA gene encoding 30S ribosomal protein S1, which yields MTTENMNDISMKEFMDQVDASMRKLRKGEIVKGIIIGLNENELIVNIGYITDGIIPKSEILEDEGEIKDYFKIDEEVYAYILDINDGEGNVLLSKKKADRVKVWDDLESSYKNEEVFEVTVSEIVKGGAITKIKGLRAFIPASQLSLSFVKDLNVFLGKTLNVKIIEFDRKKEKIVLSAREVEKKIADERKAELWNSVQKGEIRNGVVKKLAKFGAFVDIGGLEGLVHVSELSWGRVKDPSQVLSVGDNVKVYVLDVDKEKERLSLSIKDITNDPWEEVGVKFKVNDVVEGTVVKLTSFGAFVEITSGVEGLVHLSEICEENIAKPSDKLKVGDKVKVRILSLNLEEKRISLSIKEAIDKPVEDFSAFLDEEESGVNLGELFKDKFKDLM from the coding sequence ATGACTACAGAAAATATGAATGACATATCAATGAAAGAATTTATGGATCAAGTAGATGCAAGCATGAGAAAATTGCGCAAAGGAGAAATAGTAAAAGGAATTATAATAGGTTTGAATGAAAATGAATTAATAGTTAATATAGGATACATAACAGATGGAATAATACCTAAAAGTGAAATATTAGAGGACGAAGGAGAAATAAAAGATTATTTCAAGATAGATGAAGAAGTGTATGCATATATTTTAGATATTAATGATGGAGAAGGAAATGTACTACTATCTAAAAAGAAGGCTGATAGAGTAAAAGTATGGGACGACTTAGAGAGTTCTTATAAAAATGAAGAAGTATTTGAAGTTACAGTAAGTGAAATTGTTAAGGGTGGAGCTATTACTAAAATTAAGGGATTAAGAGCATTTATACCAGCATCACAACTTTCACTTTCATTTGTAAAGGACTTGAATGTATTTCTAGGAAAAACACTAAATGTTAAAATAATAGAATTTGATAGGAAAAAAGAAAAAATAGTATTGTCTGCAAGAGAAGTAGAGAAAAAAATTGCTGATGAAAGAAAGGCTGAATTATGGAATAGTGTCCAAAAAGGTGAAATTAGAAATGGAGTAGTTAAGAAGTTAGCCAAATTTGGAGCTTTTGTGGACATTGGCGGATTAGAAGGACTTGTACACGTATCTGAGTTATCTTGGGGAAGAGTTAAAGATCCATCACAGGTATTATCAGTAGGTGATAATGTAAAAGTTTATGTACTAGATGTAGATAAGGAGAAAGAAAGATTGTCCTTATCTATAAAAGATATAACTAATGATCCATGGGAAGAGGTTGGAGTTAAATTTAAAGTAAACGATGTGGTAGAAGGAACTGTGGTTAAGTTAACTAGTTTTGGTGCTTTTGTAGAGATAACTTCAGGAGTAGAAGGTCTTGTGCATTTGTCAGAAATATGTGAAGAAAATATAGCTAAGCCTTCAGATAAATTAAAAGTAGGAGATAAAGTTAAGGTTAGAATCTTAAGTTTAAATCTAGAAGAAAAAAGAATAAGTTTAAGTATTAAAGAAGCTATAGATAAGCCAGTGGAAGACTTTTCAGCTTTTTTAGATGAGGAAGAATCAGGTGTTAATTTAGGAGAACTATTTAAAGATAAATTTAAAGACCTTATGTAA
- a CDS encoding uroporphyrinogen decarboxylase family protein — MSLLNYINEKKRTCLLPFMGTNGLFLTGYTIYEVYNSPEKQLEIAKKMDEYFPSDFIYPMDDGNIFCEILNIPMKTPDYDFPSVKEHPVKSLDILKEYKVPDPYKDGRMPINLKSLKLISSNFKKPLFVSLQGPFTLACQMAGISRIAKSLIKEPDFVEKILEFTTEVVLNYAKAIEGQGVKYISIAEPSSGMISPKAFSKFIYSKLKYIYDNLNCWKGIHICGKTYHLVDQLITIGAEGISFDQIMDLSELAKSFPKDKVIVGNIDPIQVLKAMRPQRVEQETKKLINSMKSYDNFLLAFGCTCLNDTPVENIKAVISALK, encoded by the coding sequence TTGTCGCTATTAAATTATATAAATGAGAAAAAAAGAACTTGCTTACTTCCTTTTATGGGAACTAATGGATTGTTTTTAACAGGCTATACTATATATGAAGTTTATAATTCTCCAGAAAAACAATTGGAAATAGCTAAAAAAATGGATGAATATTTTCCGTCAGATTTTATATATCCAATGGATGATGGAAATATATTTTGTGAAATTTTAAATATTCCTATGAAAACTCCTGACTATGATTTCCCATCTGTAAAAGAACATCCTGTAAAGAGTTTAGATATACTTAAAGAATATAAAGTACCTGATCCATATAAAGATGGAAGAATGCCTATTAATTTAAAGTCCCTAAAACTGATAAGTAGTAATTTTAAAAAGCCTTTATTTGTTTCTTTACAAGGACCATTTACTTTAGCATGTCAAATGGCTGGCATATCTAGAATAGCTAAAAGTTTAATAAAAGAGCCTGATTTTGTTGAGAAAATTTTAGAATTTACAACAGAAGTGGTTTTAAATTATGCAAAAGCTATAGAAGGTCAAGGAGTAAAATATATATCTATAGCGGAGCCTTCCTCTGGAATGATTTCTCCTAAGGCATTTTCTAAATTTATATATTCTAAACTAAAATACATATATGATAACTTAAACTGTTGGAAGGGCATACATATATGTGGTAAAACATATCATTTAGTGGATCAACTTATAACCATAGGAGCGGAAGGTATAAGCTTCGACCAAATAATGGATTTATCTGAGTTAGCTAAGAGTTTCCCTAAAGACAAAGTAATTGTAGGTAACATAGACCCTATACAAGTGCTTAAAGCTATGAGGCCTCAAAGAGTAGAGCAGGAAACTAAAAAACTCATAAATTCTATGAAATCATATGATAATTTTCTCTTGGCGTTTGGATGCACTTGTTTAAATGATACTCCTGTAGAAAACATAAAAGCTGTAATTTCAGCACTTAAGTAA
- the pyrB gene encoding aspartate carbamoyltransferase — protein sequence MLKGRNLIDPMDFTTEELEEIFERAEDIIANPKDYMHVCDGKLLGTLFFEPSTRTRLSFEAAMLRLGGSVLGFSEAGSSSTAKGESVMDTVKTVSCYADVITMRHPKEGAPVVGAMGADVPIINAGDGGHQHPTQTLTDLLTIRCKKGNLSNLTIGLCGDLKFGRTVHSLIKAMSRYENNKFVLISPNELRIPDYIRTEILEKNNIEFIEVEKLEDVIGKLDILYMTRVQKERFFNEADYIRLKDSYILDNEKMSKAKEDMIVMHPLPRVNEIAYEVDSDPRACYFKQAKYGMFVRMALITKLLGVEK from the coding sequence ATGTTAAAAGGAAGAAATTTAATTGACCCTATGGATTTTACTACAGAAGAATTAGAGGAAATTTTTGAAAGAGCAGAGGACATAATTGCAAACCCAAAAGATTACATGCATGTATGTGACGGAAAGCTATTAGGTACACTTTTCTTTGAACCAAGTACAAGAACAAGATTGAGTTTTGAAGCAGCTATGCTTAGACTTGGAGGAAGTGTTTTAGGATTTTCAGAGGCAGGTTCTAGCTCAACAGCTAAGGGTGAGAGCGTAATGGATACAGTGAAAACTGTAAGTTGTTATGCTGATGTAATAACCATGAGACACCCTAAAGAAGGAGCTCCAGTAGTAGGTGCTATGGGAGCAGATGTGCCTATAATAAATGCCGGAGATGGAGGGCATCAACATCCAACTCAAACATTAACAGATCTACTAACCATAAGATGTAAAAAGGGAAACCTATCTAATTTAACAATAGGTCTTTGTGGAGATTTAAAGTTCGGTAGAACAGTACACTCACTAATAAAGGCCATGTCTAGATACGAGAATAATAAATTTGTATTAATATCTCCAAATGAATTGAGAATTCCAGATTACATAAGAACAGAAATATTAGAAAAAAACAATATAGAATTTATAGAAGTTGAGAAATTAGAGGATGTAATAGGAAAGTTAGATATATTATACATGACAAGAGTTCAGAAAGAAAGATTCTTCAATGAAGCAGATTATATAAGACTTAAAGATAGCTATATATTAGATAATGAAAAAATGTCTAAGGCTAAGGAAGATATGATAGTAATGCATCCACTACCTAGAGTAAATGAAATAGCATATGAGGTGGATAGTGATCCTAGAGCATGTTATTTCAAACAAGCAAAATACGGAATGTTCGTTAGAATGGCTTTAATAACAAAACTTTTGGGGGTGGAAAAATAA
- a CDS encoding ABC transporter ATP-binding protein — MAGLKFTNINKVYKNEVHAVKNVDLEIKDKEFLVLVGPSGCGKSTILRMIAGLEQITSGELSIGNKVVNEIDAKDRDIAMVFQNYALYPHMTVYENMAFGLKMRKISKDEIEKRVNNAAEILGIQELLRRKPKQLSGGQRQRVALGRAIVRKPKVFLMDEPLSNLDAKLRVQTRSEITKLHKDLNTTFIYVTHDQTEAMTMGTRIVVMKDGLIQQVDTPQNIYDKPNNIFVASFIGSPQMNFMDGILKESYGNIYMVLNEGSIILNRELSNIVREKGCIGEKCILGVRPEHITITSNVSEDNLNIKGKVHVVEHLGAENYVHVDTSNGSMVLRTPSHQQVAIESEVNLLIQKENIYLFHKETERNLLK; from the coding sequence TTGGCAGGATTAAAGTTTACTAATATAAATAAGGTATATAAAAATGAAGTCCATGCAGTAAAAAATGTAGATTTAGAGATAAAAGATAAAGAATTTCTGGTACTTGTAGGTCCGTCTGGCTGTGGAAAATCCACTATTTTAAGAATGATAGCAGGTCTTGAACAAATAACTTCGGGAGAGCTTTCTATAGGAAATAAGGTAGTAAATGAAATAGATGCGAAGGATAGGGACATAGCCATGGTATTTCAAAACTATGCTCTATATCCTCATATGACTGTCTATGAAAATATGGCTTTTGGACTTAAAATGAGAAAAATATCTAAAGATGAAATAGAGAAAAGAGTAAATAATGCAGCAGAAATATTGGGTATACAGGAACTTTTGAGAAGAAAGCCAAAACAGCTTTCAGGAGGGCAAAGGCAAAGGGTTGCTTTGGGAAGAGCTATAGTGAGAAAACCTAAAGTATTTTTAATGGATGAACCACTTTCTAATCTGGATGCCAAGCTAAGAGTTCAAACTCGTTCAGAAATAACCAAGCTACATAAAGATTTAAATACAACTTTTATATATGTAACTCATGATCAAACAGAAGCTATGACTATGGGTACTAGAATAGTTGTTATGAAAGATGGATTAATACAGCAAGTTGATACTCCACAAAATATATACGATAAGCCTAACAATATATTTGTAGCTAGTTTTATAGGTTCACCACAGATGAACTTTATGGATGGGATTTTAAAGGAATCATATGGAAATATATATATGGTATTAAATGAAGGTAGCATAATCTTAAATAGAGAATTATCAAATATAGTAAGGGAAAAAGGGTGTATAGGGGAAAAATGTATTTTAGGCGTTAGGCCAGAGCATATAACCATAACTTCTAATGTTTCTGAGGATAATTTAAATATAAAAGGAAAAGTTCATGTAGTGGAACATTTAGGAGCGGAAAACTATGTGCATGTAGACACATCTAATGGAAGTATGGTTTTAAGAACTCCATCACATCAGCAAGTAGCAATAGAAAGTGAAGTTAATCTACTTATCCAGAAGGAAAATATATACTTATTTCATAAGGAAACAGAAAGAAATTTGTTAAAATAG
- a CDS encoding EFR1 family ferrodoxin (N-terminal region resembles flavodoxins. C-terminal ferrodoxin region binds two 4Fe-4S clusters.): MSGAIIYFSATGNTRYVAEAFKKEFYKNNIECKLIDIVKCNKVDLHHEFYIFGSPIYAEMFPDYYMNWVKVNIKNGKGKKAIIFSTQASSSGTGMESLRRILEEKGFKVVIQKSIPMPNNYYVVAFNKNSIEEKLKICKEATKKVSDLVKDFLLGKECIEEVSRIRLSLGTIVYKLFSKYSKNWARKKLSVDYEKCIKCKKCSENCPTSNINIGVVITFNSRCISCQRCIHICPKNAFLYKGKGFEQYKLEK, translated from the coding sequence ATGAGTGGAGCTATAATTTATTTCTCAGCCACAGGAAACACTAGGTATGTGGCAGAAGCATTTAAAAAAGAATTTTATAAGAATAATATAGAATGTAAATTAATAGATATAGTTAAATGTAATAAAGTAGATTTGCATCATGAATTCTATATTTTTGGCTCACCTATATATGCAGAAATGTTTCCTGATTATTATATGAATTGGGTAAAAGTAAATATTAAAAATGGCAAAGGTAAAAAGGCTATAATATTTTCAACTCAAGCTTCAAGTAGTGGTACAGGCATGGAAAGTCTTAGGAGAATATTAGAGGAAAAGGGATTTAAAGTGGTAATTCAGAAATCTATACCAATGCCAAATAATTATTATGTAGTAGCTTTTAATAAAAATAGTATAGAGGAAAAACTTAAAATTTGTAAGGAAGCTACAAAAAAAGTTTCTGATTTAGTGAAAGATTTTCTGCTAGGAAAAGAATGCATAGAAGAAGTATCGAGGATTAGACTAAGTTTAGGTACTATAGTATACAAGTTATTTAGTAAATACAGTAAAAATTGGGCTAGAAAAAAACTAAGCGTGGATTATGAAAAATGTATTAAATGTAAAAAATGTTCAGAAAATTGTCCTACAAGCAATATAAATATAGGTGTAGTCATAACATTTAATTCTAGGTGCATATCCTGTCAAAGATGTATACATATATGCCCTAAGAATGCATTTCTATATAAAGGTAAGGGTTTTGAGCAATATAAATTAGAAAAATAA
- a CDS encoding ferritin family protein → MYNNPYYYGGMACDMIALNRSLELIKEAIQGEKSDAEFYEYLIKKAPTKEEKEIIESIRNDELKHNKMFRQIYKGITGMNVPPSEDSEFKKPKSYIDGIKKALFGELAAVEKYREIRRGLPSRCSRDMLFEIITDEIKHSIKYNYILYLNCCEKKRNDLEDEYSKENLTRYADFPMYQRIPQDFIL, encoded by the coding sequence ATGTATAATAATCCTTATTATTATGGAGGAATGGCCTGCGATATGATAGCTTTAAATAGATCTTTAGAGCTGATTAAGGAAGCCATTCAAGGTGAAAAGTCAGACGCTGAATTTTATGAATATTTAATTAAAAAAGCTCCAACAAAAGAAGAAAAAGAAATAATAGAGTCTATAAGAAATGATGAATTGAAACACAACAAAATGTTTAGACAAATATATAAAGGAATAACAGGAATGAATGTTCCGCCAAGTGAAGATTCAGAATTCAAAAAACCTAAATCTTATATAGATGGAATTAAAAAGGCATTATTTGGCGAACTAGCTGCTGTAGAGAAATATAGAGAGATAAGGAGAGGCTTACCTTCTAGATGCTCGAGAGATATGCTATTTGAAATAATAACAGATGAAATAAAACATAGCATAAAATACAACTATATACTATATCTAAATTGTTGTGAAAAGAAAAGAAATGATTTAGAAGACGAATACTCTAAGGAAAATCTTACCAGATACGCTGATTTTCCAATGTATCAAAGAATACCACAAGATTTTATACTGTAA
- a CDS encoding CPC_1213 family protein, translating to MKIAGQHNIEVKSIMENKMKNTRNNKKEDGKFKKKNIKHGHEESARAVFGMENQIKPIED from the coding sequence ATGAAAATAGCGGGACAACATAATATTGAGGTGAAAAGTATTATGGAAAATAAGATGAAAAATACTAGGAATAATAAGAAAGAAGATGGAAAATTTAAGAAGAAAAATATAAAGCACGGACATGAAGAGAGTGCTAGAGCAGTTTTTGGTATGGAAAATCAAATAAAACCAATAGAGGATTAG
- a CDS encoding DUF4091 domain-containing protein: MKVQYIFLNSSFKHIKNETPKEIWENKSFKKPVKLNVAKEEKFAFCLMIKADEDFICSLDMNNNIDHLGLINRVRFSLDFLKINNKDFKEISNKIKEDFSIHFIGYVKDDNGKLVGDAILRENYAVIKKGEERLLWIQGKVPKNYIGDKLSIKLNMYLQSEYLEEQKIANEVININIMDIVLKPLKQENFYLDLWQHLRSLSTYYKVPLWSEEHFSIIKNYTKELASLGQKTITVVVSDFPWAGQGCYKVKEKQANLFESNLVKVKKDQYENLNCDFSILDRYIELCMEQGIEEEIDLFGLLGNWDAMSFGNPLKDYKDPIRINYLNESTGSFKYINSKEELGVYIKLLLEHFIEKEWWSKVRIISDEPNNPQIAKECMEFINSLVPEHKVLYKVALHDMNFLKEYAHSFHDVSLSLPLTIQSINSPSLRKENRNRGKLTYYVCCFPDKLNNFLTSPPIESRLIGWYAYYFKMDGFLRWAYILWPSNPFEDVSYKYPAWKAGDMFFLYPGSDLKPICSVRWENLRYGLQDYQKLMIIQNKFKSSNIIRDMENKLNYKMQHRLSDKSLNEFTTNLMNDLSGLLGNKEEMKSSDDRTVEMKYNLNLEDYMEFFQKFLK, from the coding sequence ATGAAGGTACAGTATATTTTTTTAAATTCATCTTTTAAGCATATAAAGAATGAAACCCCTAAAGAAATTTGGGAAAATAAAAGTTTTAAAAAACCAGTAAAATTAAACGTGGCTAAGGAAGAAAAATTTGCTTTTTGTCTTATGATAAAGGCAGATGAGGATTTTATATGCTCTTTAGATATGAATAATAATATTGATCATTTGGGACTTATAAATAGAGTTAGATTTTCTTTAGATTTTTTAAAAATTAATAATAAAGATTTTAAGGAAATTAGTAATAAAATTAAAGAAGATTTTTCAATACATTTTATAGGGTACGTTAAAGATGATAATGGAAAATTGGTTGGTGATGCTATTTTAAGAGAAAATTATGCTGTAATAAAAAAAGGCGAAGAGAGGCTTCTTTGGATACAGGGTAAAGTGCCTAAGAATTATATAGGAGATAAACTTTCAATTAAATTAAATATGTATTTACAGAGTGAATACTTAGAGGAACAAAAAATAGCTAATGAAGTTATAAATATAAATATTATGGATATAGTTTTAAAGCCATTAAAACAGGAAAATTTCTATTTGGATTTATGGCAACACTTGAGAAGCTTGTCTACATATTACAAGGTGCCTTTGTGGTCGGAGGAACATTTTAGTATAATAAAAAATTATACAAAGGAACTGGCTTCTTTAGGACAGAAAACTATAACTGTTGTAGTATCTGATTTTCCGTGGGCGGGGCAGGGTTGTTATAAAGTTAAAGAAAAGCAGGCAAATCTTTTTGAAAGTAATCTAGTTAAAGTAAAAAAAGATCAATATGAAAATTTAAATTGTGATTTTTCTATATTAGATAGGTATATTGAATTGTGTATGGAACAAGGTATAGAGGAAGAAATAGATTTATTTGGGCTTTTAGGTAATTGGGATGCCATGAGTTTTGGAAATCCTTTAAAGGATTATAAAGATCCTATTAGGATTAATTATTTAAATGAAAGTACTGGAAGTTTTAAGTACATAAATTCCAAAGAAGAACTAGGTGTATATATAAAACTTCTTTTAGAACATTTTATAGAAAAGGAATGGTGGAGTAAGGTGAGAATTATAAGTGATGAACCTAATAATCCACAGATTGCTAAGGAATGTATGGAGTTTATTAATAGTTTAGTGCCAGAGCATAAAGTACTTTATAAGGTAGCACTTCATGACATGAATTTTTTAAAGGAATATGCTCATTCTTTTCATGATGTATCATTAAGCTTACCCCTTACAATCCAAAGTATAAATTCACCTTCTTTAAGGAAAGAAAATAGGAATAGAGGAAAACTTACCTATTATGTTTGCTGTTTTCCTGATAAATTAAATAACTTTTTAACATCCCCCCCTATAGAAAGTAGATTAATAGGTTGGTATGCTTATTATTTTAAAATGGATGGTTTTTTAAGATGGGCTTATATTCTTTGGCCTTCTAACCCTTTTGAGGATGTTTCTTATAAGTACCCAGCATGGAAGGCAGGAGATATGTTTTTTCTATATCCAGGTAGTGATTTAAAGCCTATATGTTCTGTAAGATGGGAAAATTTAAGATATGGGCTTCAGGATTACCAAAAGCTCATGATTATACAGAACAAGTTTAAGAGTTCGAATATTATTAGAGATATGGAAAATAAGCTAAATTATAAAATGCAGCATAGATTAAGTGATAAATCATTGAATGAATTTACTACTAATTTAATGAATGATTTAAGTGGACTTTTGGGCAACAAGGAAGAAATGAAATCATCAGATGATAGAACTGTAGAAATGAAGTATAATTTAAACTTAGAAGATTATATGGAGTTTTTTCAAAAGTTTTTAAAATAG